One region of Eupeodes corollae chromosome 1, idEupCoro1.1, whole genome shotgun sequence genomic DNA includes:
- the LOC129942007 gene encoding glutamyl-tRNA(Gln) amidotransferase subunit B, mitochondrial, producing the protein MLKSCVKRIKVFNNKTICHYCTSKQNAPRTKWKSVVGLEVHAQISSNSKLFSGSSTSFTEPLNSAVSVFDASIPGTLPVLNRRCVEAGIKTALALNCRVNPVSMFDRKHYFYADLPTGYQITQQRAALANEGEINFPVLVPGKSKPYRKTVRLHQLQLEQDSGKSLHDDSLKRSLVDLNRAGVPLMELVFEPDLETGEEAASLIKELILIFKTLGTCSCKMEEGALRVDANISIHEAGTPYGVRTEVKNIGSVRSIAQAISYEVNRQIEIKNSGGVISNETRSWDAESKRTVAMRDKEVLQDYRFMPEPNLPPLRVDVKGNLNRPEIVSVPKIGEEIPDLPEAIRQNLVNKFNLGQDPAIILVNETVLLDFFMSVLNELPGIPTKLVANFLINDLLTICNKSNMDVEDCKVSANHLKDILRNLHEEEINLKSARILIEQLHETPELTVADIIAEKNLKQISDPVEIEKLCLQAIDKQPKAVENYKAGKTKAFFAIVGEVAKLSNQKANMSVVVKKLEELLKN; encoded by the exons ATGTTGAAAAGTTGtgttaaaagaattaaagtttttaataataaaacaatttgtcaCTATTGTACAAGTAAACAAAATGCACCGAG AACTAAATGGAAAAGTGTTGTTGGCTTGGAAGTTCACGCACAAATATCATCCAATTCGAAACTATTTTCTGGGAGTTCCACTTCTTTTACGGAACCACTTAATTCGGCAGTTTCTGTTTTTGATGCTTCTATACCAGGAACTTTACca gtTCTGAATAGAAGATGTGTTGAAGCAGGTATAAAAACTGCATTGGCATTGAATTGTCGTGTGAATCCGGTTTCAATGTTCGATAGGAAGCACTATTTCTATGCTGATTTACCG ACAGGATATCAAATAACACAACAAAGAGCAGCATTGGCTAATGAGGGTGAAATCAATTTTCCGGTGTTGGTACCGGGAAAATCTAAGCCATACAGAAAGACTGTTCGGCTTCACCAGCTACAACTAGAACAGGACAGTGGGAAAAGCTTACATGACGATTCTTTAAAAAG GAGCTTGGTTGATCTTAATCGCGCTGGAGTCCCACTTATGGAGTTAGTTTTTGAACCCGATCTTGAAACTGGCGAAGAAGCCGCATCTCTTATAAAAGAACTAATATTGATCTTCAAAACACTTGGAACTTGTTCCTGCAAAATGGaag aGGGTGCATTACGTGTAGATGCTAATATTTCAATTCACGAAGCTGGAACACCCTATGGAGTTAGAACTGAAGTTAAAAACATAGGCTCTGTTCGTAGTATTGCCCAAGCAATTTCATACGAAGTGAATCGccaaatagaaattaaaaacagcGGTGGTGTGATAAGCAACGAGACACGGTCTTGGGATGCTGAATCAAAGCGGACCGTAGCGATGCGTGATAAAGAAGTTCTTCAGGATTATCGATTCATGCCCGAACCGAATCTTCCACCATTGCGAGTTGATGTCAAGGGAAATCTTAATAGACCGGAAATAGTTTCAGTGCCTAAAATCGGAGAAGAGATACCAGATCTTCCAGAAGCTATTAGACAGAATTTAgtcaataaattcaatttggGACAAGATCCTGCCATAATTCTTGTT aatgaaaCTGTACTTCTTGACTTCTTCATGAGCGTTCTAAATGAATTACCAGGAATTCCAACAAAACTCGTTGccaattttctaataaatgatCTCCTTACAATTTGCAATAAGTCTAATATGGATGTAGAAGATTG caAGGTGTCTGCAAATCATTTAAAGGACATTTTAAGAAATCTTCATGAAGAAGAAATCAACCTTAAATCAGCTCGCATTTTAATTGAACAACTACACGAGACTCCAGAATTGACTGTGGCTGAt ataattgcggagaaaaatctaaaacaaataaGCGATCCTGTGGAAATTGAAAAGTTATGTCTACAAGCAATAGACAAGCAACCAAAAGCTGTTGAGAATTATAAGGCTGGCAAGACAAAAGCTTTTTTTGCAATAGTGGGAGAAGTGGCaaaattatcaaatcaaaaagcaAATATGTCCGTAGTTGTTAAAAAACTAGAAGAactacttaaaaattaa